The following proteins come from a genomic window of Miscanthus floridulus cultivar M001 chromosome 2, ASM1932011v1, whole genome shotgun sequence:
- the LOC136526033 gene encoding ACT domain-containing protein DS12, chloroplastic-like, with amino-acid sequence MAEMAVTVAAANGTLRTCSGVSPTAPGGRRAAVLGRWRPLAPANLRLSSPAVRVPRATSAAAVEDWSNTDIVPIPKVIIDQDSDPDATIVEITLGDRLGELLDTMNALKNLGLNVVKASVCLDSTGKHNKFSITKASTGRKIDDPELLEAIRLTIINNMIVYHPESSSQLAMGATFGPEAPTEEVDVDIATHIDIYDGPERSLLVVETADRPGLLVDLVKIISDININVQSGEFDTEGLLAKAKFHVSYRGKPLMEALKQVLSNSLRYFLRRPTTEDASF; translated from the exons ATGGCTGAAATGGCCGTGACTGTTGCCGCCGCCAACGGCACCCTCCGGACGTGCTCCGGCGTGTCTCCAACGGCGCCCGGCGGCCGCCGTGCTGCGGTTCTTGGTCGCTGGCGGCCTCTTGCGCCAGCCAACTTGAG ATTGTCCTCTCCAGCTGTGAGGGTTCCAAGGGCTACTTCTGCTGCGGCAGTTGAG GATTGGAGCAACACTGATATAGTCCCTATCCCGAAAGTTATAATAGATCAAGACTCAGATCCGGATGCAACTATTGTAGAAATAACCTTGGGCGATCGTCTTGGCGAGCTCCTTGATACG ATGAATGCCCTAAAGAACTTGGGGCTAAATGTCGTTAAAGCTAGTGTCTGTCTCGATTCTACTGGCAAGCATAACAAGTTTTCTATAACTAAAGC GTCCACTGGCCGTAAAATTGATGATCCAGAGTTATTAGAAGCAATTCGACTGACGATCATTAACAACATGATAGTGTATCATCCG GAGTCCAGCAGTCAATTGGCTATGGGAGCAACTTTTGGGCCAGAAGCCCCTACAGAAGAG GTTGATGTGGACATAGCAACCCACATAGATATCTATGATGGCCCTGAAAGAAG CTTACTTGTGGTGGAAACAGCGGATCGTCCAGGGTTGCTTGTTGACCTTGTTAAGATCATCTCAGACATCAACATCAATGTCCAATCTGGAGAGTTTGATACTGAG GGGCTACTGGCTAAAGCAAAATTCCATGTCAGCTACAGGGGCAAACCACTGATGGAGGCTTTAAAACAG GTTCTTTCTAATAGCTTGCGCTATTTCTTGAGGCGGCCGACAACAGAGGACGCTAGCTTCTAG